Below is a window of Thermoplasmata archaeon DNA.
TGGCTCGAAACCGGGCACCGATCAAACAAGCTTCCACTCCGGATCATGCCTGGACTGAAAGTGGTCCGACAGATCTCCCATGAATGGTGTCATGCTCGACATTCTGACAGCATGAAGCGACACCGCATGCAGATCATCTTGTGCTGCCGACGGCGCTCGGCCTCCGGGAAGCGGGCCATATGGAGGGCGAGTTCGCGATGACTTAAGAAGGCTCCGGGTTCAACATCCTTTTCCACGTGCAAGGTCCGTCGGATCAGCATCCGCGCGTCCTCCGGACACTGATCCTTTTGTGCTGACTCAACGAGGCGCCCGGCCCAGGCGCAGTCGACTCTGGGTCGGGATCCGATCCCGGCCGGGCGTTCCACCTAGGGAACGCGGCTCCTGCCTACGACGACGGCGAGCTCCCGCGGCTTTCCATCTTTGAACACGGCCTTCGGAAGACAGGCCATGGAGAACGCCGCGGCCGATATCAGAACGGAGTCCAAGCGTCGACCAAGGTCTGTCAAACGATACTCTATCCGGATCGGAGCCTGAGAGACGATCAGTCTTTCGACGATCCGGAGGCGCTGCAATTCCTTCAGCCTTCGGGAGAGAATTTTGGGCGTGATGCCCTTCACGTTCTCCTGCAGTCGGTTGAAGTGAGTCACACCAAAGAACAACTCCCTGAGGATTAGGACGGTCCAGCGCTTCCCGACGATGCGAAAGGTCGTCTCGATCGGACATGCCCTCAACTCGGCGATTCCGTAAATCCGTGCCACCATACCTTCCGTAGCCACGCCACTCCCCCGATGCCAGGTTTCCGAAAGGATAGGGAGCGTTTATCACTTTCTATTGTATACTTACTATCCATGGCCGAGACGATGACGATCCTTGTTGCGGGAGCGACAGGGCATCAGGGAGGGGCCGTGTCGCGGAGCCTCCTCAAGAGGGGGCATCGGGTGAGAGCGCTCACCCGAAATCCAACCAGGGCAAGGCCATTGGAGACGCTCGGGGCTCAAGTGGTCCAGGGGGACCTCACCGATTTTCGCAGTGTGGTAAACGCACTCCGCGAAGCCGACGGGCTTTTCGTTATGACCACCCCCTTCGAAAGAGGCCTCGACGACGAGGTGCGCCAAGGGACCACGGCTCTGGACGCGGCCAAGGAGGTTGGGGTGGGGCACGTGGTCCTCACGTCAGTGTCCGGCGCAGACCAGAATTCAGGGATTCCCCACTACGAGACGAAGGCTCGGGTCGAGGAACACTTGCACGGCATTGGGATTCCTGGGACGATCGTAAGGCCGGTCCTGTTCATGGAGACTCTCTTGTCCCCACGAATGCTCCCAGGCATCCAATCGGGGACTCTGGCGTTGCCCGTGAAGCCGGAAACCAAGGTGAGGCTGGTGGCGGTCAAGGACATCGGTGAGATCGTTGCAAGGGCCTTCGAGCGTCCCGAGAAAGGGACGGCCCGGGCCTGGGACCTTGCCGGCGATTCGAGGACCATGCCGGAGGCGGCCGCATTTCTGTCGAAAAAGCTGGAGCGACAGGTGAAATTCGTGCAGCTCCCAGAAGATCGGGCGCTCCAGGCCATGGGTGAGGGCATGTTGAAAATGTTTCACTGGTTGGATGCCCGAGGACCTAGCACCGAAGTCGCCGCGCTCGAGGAACATTGGGAGTACCGGATGACTCGACTCGAGACGTTCCTAAACGAAGCTCGCTTGCAGCTCTGAAGAGCCGCTGGCCAGCCGATTCCACCGGCCGAAATCCGCGCCGGCTAACATTAGAGGTGACATTAGATGCAGATTACCGTGTGCAATCGGCGGCGCTCGGCCTCGGGGAAGCGGGACCTGGCGGTGTGCTATCGAGCCGAGGTCCCCAAGGGTCTCGGGTTGCGAGGTTGGTCAGACCTGCCCGACCATCTCCGAGATGGACGCCTTCCCACGGTCCCGCATGCGCGTCAGAGCTCGGCACCGACGAACGCTGCGACGCCGCCCGCGAGGACGAGGATCGCATCCATCCCGTAGCCTAAGATCAACAGGAAGAATCCGATCACCGCGGTCAGGAATCCCGCCACCGCGAGGCGCCCGCGCGGGAACAGGAGCGCGGTCCCGGCCCGGTAGATCCGGAAGGCTTCCCACAGAGCCGCGAGGCCCAGGAAGACCCGCGCGAGGAACGTCCATGCCGTCAGCGACTCGACCGTGGGCGACGACCCGACGCCCGTCCCGATCGCCAGGAGGACGCGAGCGCCGCCCACGCCCGCGAGGACCGCGCCGACGATGGCGACGACGGACCGAATCGTGAATCGGCCGAACAGTTTGCGCGAGAACATACGGCCCCATCCGGCGGCGGCCCTTATGGACCTTGCGCCGGGGTGCTGCCCCTCGATGACCCGTCGGACTCGATGCGCGGTCGCGGCACCGCCCACGTTCAGCGATATCTCCGCACGTGCTCGGCCATCCTCCCCGATGGAAAGGTCCTCCGAACCCTTTATCAACCCGCGCCGCGGGCCGCCGCGTACGGCCGCGGATCTCCGACCGCCTAGAATGCCCTCGCCACGAGGGCGACGATGCCGCCGGCGAGGACGATAATCCCCGCCGTCCCTTGCCCAAGGAACACGAGGACGACCCCGACACCCGCCGTGAGGATCCCGGCGGCCGTGAGACGGGCCCGCGCGAACAGCATCGCCTTGCTGCTCCGGTAGATCCGAGACGCTCCGAGGAGGGCTACGAATCCCAGGATTACGGACAGGACGAGTTCCGCCGTCAGCGAGCCCGCGGAAGAGGCGGCCACGACGAAGACGAACAGGCCCCCTGCAACCGCCAAGAGCGCGCCCGCGAGCCCCAACATCCGACGCGTTGATTGACGACGACGGAACAAGCCACGAGCGAACAATGGGAGTCCCCGCGCGCGGCCCCCCATCTCCTTATGGCTTTATGTGGGCGCGCTTCCGGCCCCGGATGCTGCCGGCTCGGAATCAGGGCCATAAATTGAACCCACGACGAATTGACTGCGATGGCCTCCGACCGCGAGCGGATCTCGCTCAGACGCACCAATCGTCTACTCGGGAATGAGGCCGGCGAAGACCTCGGGGATTTCATCGTAGCCCATCTTGTCGAGGAACTCGCGGCGGTTCGGGAGGATGAAATCGCGATCGAGGACTGCAATGGAGCGTCCGTCGGATGTGTTTGCTTCTACCGCCACAGCGAGGGCGTTCGGGCTCCTCGGTGGCCACGGCCATCGGGCAATCAATGCAGGGCATTCGGCGGTGGGGGTGCGCGGGCAAGCCAACGTGAGGCGACGCGGCCGAGGCGGCACCCAAAGCACAATCGATGGTACGGCCCCTCGAGGGATCCGGATTCGTAGCGGGCGAACGAATCCGATCGGAAAGGCGGCTTGCCCAGACGGACGTTCACCGCGTCGTGAAGGCCCTGCATCCAATCGCTCATCCGGGGGCGACACCGCCGACAGGGCCAGCGGTCCGCGACGCCGTGAAGGACCCGCCAAAGGGCTCGACCGAATCGAATCCGCGCGGCGAGCCCGATGGAGCCCATCGCGCGCATCTCATGGAAACGCATCGACTCAGCCCCGCCGTTTGCATCGGTCGCGATCTCGTTTTCCCGCAACGGCGCTGGTAACCTGTCATGATTGATAAGGAAACCGAGCGCCGTTCGACTTTGCACGGTAGCTCCCTATCGCTCCAAGTGGGACCGCGTAGGCTCGCATCGGAACCTTTTCCCGTGCGCGTTCCCTATCCACGCGGGTGAAGCGGAAAGAGCGTCCCCCGAAAGACTCCCGACCCAAGGAAAAACGGTTCCGGCATGGAGGGCGCAAGGGCCGACGCGACCGGAATCAACGGGATCGCGCGCGAAAATGACGGCCGACGATCCATGGTTCGGTCTGACGTGGGGGTGACACGGTGCCATTCGACTACGAGTTCCGGCTGAGGATCCGCGCGCCGCGACCCACGGTCTTCGAGCGGCTCCTGCGCATCGAACATCTGTCCCGCTGGTTCTGCGGTTGGTCGCGGATCGAGCCGAAGGTCGGCGGATCCTTCAAGTTCGGCGGGGAGACGTGCATCCTCCAGCCCGAAGGGAGAGGGTGGGAGACGACGATCGAGAAGGGAGAGGTGCTCCACAGCTTCGCCTTCACCTGGCCTATCCGGGGCACCGCGACCCAGGTGTCGTATGCCTTAGACGACGACGGCTCGGAGGCGACAATCCTCATCGCGCGCCACCTCGGCGTCCCGACCCGCGAAAGCACCTGCGGGACGATGCAGGACGCGTGGCGCATGTGCCTCGGCAATCTCAAGTCGATCGCGGAGGGTCGCACGGACAGCGTCCGGCCCGACCACTCGGCTGTGTCGACTCCCGAGCTCCGTCTCTCCGCCTTGATTGAAGCCGCATCGGGGCGGGTGTTCCACGCGCTGACGGACCCTGCTGAACTCGACGGATGGACGACGGGGGGTGTGCCCATGAAAAGAGCGAGCGCCGAGCTGCGCCCGGGCGGTCGACTCGCGTTCGGACGGGGCGAGGGACCCGATCAGATCCTCGAGATCGAACCGGGGCGGCGGATCGTCCTCCGCTGGCCACGCTCCCGGGGCGACCTCCGCGTCTCGCTGGAGCTCGAGGAGAAGGCGAGCGGGACGGCAATTTACCTCGTCGTGGCCGGATACGGCGACATCGGGAACCCGCAGATTCTCGAGGACCGAGGGTTGTGGTCCGATCTATTCGTTTGCCTGAAGAACCAGGTCGAGAGTGGGCATGCGGGCTTCCTCAATGCCTACGAGGACCAGATGCGCGCCCGATGAAGGACGCCCCCGGCGAGGCTCGGCCAGTCCTTCAGGACGGACATCGCGGCGTTGTGACCCGCGGCGCCGATGAACCCCCAAGAGGATCGGCGGACGCTCTCCGGGGTCTCGCTAAAGTGGTTGGCCTGGCGTCACGCCTTCTTCCGCTCCGGTTCGAAGAACGGCCTCTCGACGACCGTGGCAGGCACCCGATGGCGCTCCCACTCGACCGACACCTCGATCTCGACCTGCGTCCCGAGGTCCGAGTACGGCGCCGCGACCGTGGCGATCGCGATGTATTTCTTCAGGATTGGCGACCAGCAGCCGCTCGTGGCCCAGCCGACTTGACGATACCCCGAGTAGAGTGGTACCTCGTCTCGCCACGGCTTCGATGGCGGCTGAGGCGGGAGCCCCATCTCCCAATAGTGCCTCTCGATCGATCTCCAATCGATGTGAAGCCCGACCGTGCGCCGGGACGGTCCGCGAGCGTTCTCCTCGAGGAGCGCCTTCCTCCCGATGAACGCCCCTTTGTCGAGCGCCACAGCCCAGTCGAGGCTCAGTTCAAAGGGCGAGTACCGCTGCGCGTCGATGATCGCCTTTCGGGACGGCTTGTATTCGACTTCGCTGAGGATGAGACCGGCCTCGATCCGGGCGACGTCCAATGCGAGCATCCCGGCGGGCGTGATGTCATGGCCTCGTCCCTTCTCCAACAGCGTATCCCAAAGCGCCTCGGCCCGCTCCCGCTCGACCCAGATCTCGTAGCCCAAGTCCCCTGTGTAACCGGTCCGGGAGATTGTGGCCGGGATTCCCGCGAACTTCGTGGTCACGAAGCGGAAGTACCGAAGCTTCTCGACGGCGCCGTCCGCGCCCTCCATGAGGATGGCCCGCGACGAGGGCCCTTGGAGGGCGAGCGCGCCGATCTCCTCGGACACATCCTCGACTTCGACGTCCAGGCCCATCCCCGCGTCTTGCAGCCATTTGAGGTTCGCTTCTGCGGCGGTCAGGCGAAACGATCCGTCGCCGAGATTCCAGAGCGTGCCGTCGTCGATGGTCTTCCCGCGCTCGTCGCACCACGGCGTATAGTAGATCTGTCCCTTCGACAGCTTCGCCGCGTCGCGCGTCACGACCTTGTTCACAAGGTGCAGGGCGCCTTTCCCGCGGATCCGATACTTGTACAGCGGCGACACGTCCAAGAGGCCGGCGGAGTGGCGGATCGCGTAGTACTCCATCTCGGGGACGAGGGAGTACGACGAGGCCGCGAGGTATCCGGCCCAGCCGCGCCAGTCCCAGCTCTCGCAAAGCGCCGACGTCCGCGAATGAAAGGGCGATCCGCGTCGCAGTGTCCGAGCCTCCGAACCGGACGCGGACCGGCGAGAAACGATTTAATCCCTCCCCCGTTACCTCGCGCACCCCAGCTGGTCCCTCGCGATCGGACACGCGTTACGCGGGCATGGAGGCCGTCGAGTGGCGCACCAGTACGACGTCATCGTGATCGGCGGAGGCCACAACGGCCTCGTCACGGCCGCCTACCTCGCGCGGGCCGGCAAGCGGGTCGTCGTTCTCGAGCGCCGCCACGTCCTGGGTGGAGCCGCCGTCACGGAAGAGGTCTTCCCCGGGTTCAAGTTCACCGTCTGCTCGTACGTCTGCAGCCTCCTCCGGCCCCAAATCATCCGGGATCTCGACCTGCCCTCGCACGGCTTCGAGGTGATCCCACAAGAGTCGAGCTTCATGCCGTTGCCGGACGGACGCTACCTGTTCTACCGAGGCGACGAACAGGACAGGTTCCAGGCGGTCGCGAAGTTCTCGCGGCGCGACGCCGAGGCGATGCCCCGCTTCGGCCGCGTGATGGCCCGGATGGCGAAATTCATCGCGCCCACGCTGACGATGACCCCGCCGGACCTCGGCTCGCTCCACCCTTCGGAGCTTCGGAAACTGTTGGCGCTCAACAAACAGGCGAAGACGCTGACGGAGGACGAGCTGTACACGTTCGCCCGACTCATGACGATGAGCGCGGCGGACTACCTCGACGAATGGTTCGAGACCGACGTCGTGAAGGCGGGGCTCTGCTCGAGTGGGATCATCGGCACGCTCCTCGGGCCGCGGTCCCCGGGAACGGCGTACGTGCTCATGCACCACTACATGGGCGAGATCGACGGGGCGTACCGCTCCTGGGGGTACGTCCGTGGCGGCATGGGAATGGTCAGCGAATCGATTGCCCGGGCGGCCCGGAGCTTCGGCGCGGAGATCCGGGTGAACGCGGACGTCCGGCGGATCCTCGTCCGCGACGGACGCGCGGTCGGCGTCGAGCTCGCGAACGGCGAGAAGATCTATGCGAGGGTGGTCGCATCGAGCGCCGAC
It encodes the following:
- a CDS encoding helix-turn-helix domain-containing protein, with protein sequence MATEGMVARIYGIAELRACPIETTFRIVGKRWTVLILRELFFGVTHFNRLQENVKGITPKILSRRLKELQRLRIVERLIVSQAPIRIEYRLTDLGRRLDSVLISAAAFSMACLPKAVFKDGKPRELAVVVGRSRVP
- a CDS encoding NmrA/HSCARG family protein, whose product is MAETMTILVAGATGHQGGAVSRSLLKRGHRVRALTRNPTRARPLETLGAQVVQGDLTDFRSVVNALREADGLFVMTTPFERGLDDEVRQGTTALDAAKEVGVGHVVLTSVSGADQNSGIPHYETKARVEEHLHGIGIPGTIVRPVLFMETLLSPRMLPGIQSGTLALPVKPETKVRLVAVKDIGEIVARAFERPEKGTARAWDLAGDSRTMPEAAAFLSKKLERQVKFVQLPEDRALQAMGEGMLKMFHWLDARGPSTEVAALEEHWEYRMTRLETFLNEARLQL
- a CDS encoding aminomethyltransferase family protein, whose translation is MVSRRSASGSEARTLRRGSPFHSRTSALCESWDWRGWAGYLAASSYSLVPEMEYYAIRHSAGLLDVSPLYKYRIRGKGALHLVNKVVTRDAAKLSKGQIYYTPWCDERGKTIDDGTLWNLGDGSFRLTAAEANLKWLQDAGMGLDVEVEDVSEEIGALALQGPSSRAILMEGADGAVEKLRYFRFVTTKFAGIPATISRTGYTGDLGYEIWVERERAEALWDTLLEKGRGHDITPAGMLALDVARIEAGLILSEVEYKPSRKAIIDAQRYSPFELSLDWAVALDKGAFIGRKALLEENARGPSRRTVGLHIDWRSIERHYWEMGLPPQPPSKPWRDEVPLYSGYRQVGWATSGCWSPILKKYIAIATVAAPYSDLGTQVEIEVSVEWERHRVPATVVERPFFEPERKKA
- a CDS encoding NAD(P)/FAD-dependent oxidoreductase, which translates into the protein MAHQYDVIVIGGGHNGLVTAAYLARAGKRVVVLERRHVLGGAAVTEEVFPGFKFTVCSYVCSLLRPQIIRDLDLPSHGFEVIPQESSFMPLPDGRYLFYRGDEQDRFQAVAKFSRRDAEAMPRFGRVMARMAKFIAPTLTMTPPDLGSLHPSELRKLLALNKQAKTLTEDELYTFARLMTMSAADYLDEWFETDVVKAGLCSSGIIGTLLGPRSPGTAYVLMHHYMGEIDGAYRSWGYVRGGMGMVSESIARAARSFGAEIRVNADVRRILVRDGRAVGVELANGEKIYARVVASSADPKRTFLKFLERSDLPPDFVRGIEHFKIEGSSGKVNLALNEAPSFSCLPGNGPLLQGAISLGPSVDYIEKAYDDAKYGDYSHRPYVDMCVPSTLDPTLAPPGKHIMSCFIQYAPYTLRNGNWADRREEFGETVLDTIEEYVPDIRKIILHRQVLSPWDLEQMIGLTGGNIFHGELTPNQLLFLRPTAGWSQYRCPIRALYLCGSGAHPGGGVMGAPGYNAAREILRDWALLKV
- a CDS encoding SRPBCC family protein, whose product is MPFDYEFRLRIRAPRPTVFERLLRIEHLSRWFCGWSRIEPKVGGSFKFGGETCILQPEGRGWETTIEKGEVLHSFAFTWPIRGTATQVSYALDDDGSEATILIARHLGVPTRESTCGTMQDAWRMCLGNLKSIAEGRTDSVRPDHSAVSTPELRLSALIEAASGRVFHALTDPAELDGWTTGGVPMKRASAELRPGGRLAFGRGEGPDQILEIEPGRRIVLRWPRSRGDLRVSLELEEKASGTAIYLVVAGYGDIGNPQILEDRGLWSDLFVCLKNQVESGHAGFLNAYEDQMRAR